The Gallaecimonas xiamenensis 3-C-1 genome includes a region encoding these proteins:
- a CDS encoding permease — MLLVLSLLALLAGPLLYRQLSRRQDWLTLLDNFIFVVIGGLLLFHVMPQALHQGGWPVLVLLLAGAVGPGQVEHLFKGAAKATHNLTLLVGVGGLILHAMTDGAALVDGQGHTGAMLALGVVLHRLPVGLTLWWLLQPQYGRLVAALALGLVVGGTLAGFFLGNRWLPDLGTEQLGWLQGLVAGTLLHVVLHRPFSRHHHGSNWMAGVGGLLGASVLVAISLPALYLHGHDHGQETGAALMRFWHLLLALSPWLLAAYGLALLLNWLRPLRHSGPDQPHGLWRGMIWGLMLPVCLPDAARVYPKLLQHGAPPVMALAFLLAAPIFGIDALLASLAVLGGELTLWRFASVLVLALACAWVLVRFLKRVPARSCYQHDAEAPLRSAFEMGYGHLIDHTAPWVITGLVVAATLAPHPLWQALAVHPEWQLLLVLALALPLHLCATGLTPVVAVLLAFGLNWGAALALLLVGPALNLGLLRYLAQQHSPRFAWAYGLVVMAVAAALGWGVSQWVGVDASSLPALMDIAPDSPWRIACAVTLVGLFATALLRRGARGFVAELWPKGLIIKPHHHH; from the coding sequence ATGCTCCTGGTCTTGAGTTTGCTGGCCCTTTTGGCTGGCCCTTTGCTGTACCGGCAGTTGTCCCGCCGCCAAGACTGGCTGACGCTGCTGGACAACTTCATCTTCGTGGTGATCGGCGGCCTGCTGCTGTTCCACGTCATGCCCCAGGCTCTGCACCAGGGCGGCTGGCCGGTGCTGGTGTTGCTGCTGGCCGGTGCCGTGGGCCCAGGCCAGGTGGAACACCTGTTCAAGGGCGCCGCCAAAGCCACCCATAACCTGACCCTGCTGGTGGGTGTGGGGGGCCTTATCCTCCACGCCATGACCGACGGTGCCGCCCTGGTGGATGGCCAGGGCCACACCGGTGCCATGCTGGCCCTGGGAGTGGTACTGCACCGCTTACCGGTAGGCCTGACCCTCTGGTGGCTGCTGCAGCCCCAGTACGGTCGTCTGGTGGCCGCCCTGGCTTTGGGGTTGGTGGTGGGTGGCACCCTGGCCGGCTTCTTCCTTGGCAACCGTTGGCTACCGGATCTGGGCACAGAACAGCTGGGCTGGCTGCAAGGCCTGGTGGCCGGCACCCTGCTGCATGTGGTGCTGCACAGGCCCTTTAGCCGCCACCACCACGGCAGCAACTGGATGGCGGGAGTCGGTGGCCTGCTGGGGGCCTCCGTGCTGGTGGCAATCTCCCTGCCCGCCCTTTATCTGCACGGCCACGACCACGGCCAGGAAACCGGCGCGGCGCTGATGCGCTTTTGGCACCTGCTGCTGGCCCTGTCCCCTTGGCTGCTGGCCGCCTACGGCCTGGCCTTGCTGCTCAATTGGCTAAGACCCCTGCGCCACAGCGGCCCAGACCAACCCCATGGGCTTTGGCGAGGCATGATCTGGGGCCTGATGCTGCCGGTGTGCCTGCCGGACGCGGCCCGGGTCTACCCCAAGTTGCTGCAACACGGCGCTCCCCCGGTAATGGCCCTGGCCTTCCTGTTGGCGGCCCCCATCTTCGGTATCGATGCCCTGCTGGCCAGCCTGGCGGTGTTGGGGGGCGAGCTGACCCTATGGCGCTTTGCCTCGGTGTTGGTGCTGGCTCTGGCCTGCGCCTGGGTGTTGGTGCGTTTCCTCAAGCGGGTGCCGGCTCGCTCCTGCTATCAACATGACGCCGAGGCGCCATTGCGTTCGGCCTTCGAGATGGGCTACGGCCACCTGATCGACCACACGGCGCCTTGGGTGATCACCGGCCTGGTGGTGGCGGCCACCCTGGCACCCCATCCCTTGTGGCAGGCGCTGGCGGTGCACCCGGAATGGCAATTGCTGTTGGTGCTGGCCCTGGCGCTGCCCCTGCACCTATGTGCCACCGGCCTGACCCCTGTGGTGGCGGTGCTGTTGGCCTTTGGCCTCAATTGGGGGGCTGCCCTGGCCCTGTTGCTGGTGGGGCCGGCCTTGAACCTGGGGCTGCTGCGCTACCTGGCCCAGCAACACTCGCCCCGTTTCGCCTGGGCTTACGGCCTGGTGGTGATGGCGGTGGCCGCCGCCCTGGGGTGGGGCGTCAGCCAATGGGTGGGGGTGGACGCTTCCAGCCTGCCGGCCCTGATGGACATAGCCCCGGACAGCCCCTGGCGTATCGCCTGCGCCGTGACCCTGGTGGGGCTTTTTGCCACCGCCTTGCTGCGCCGTGGCGCCCGGGGCTTCGTCGCCGAGCTCTGGCCCAAGGGTCTTATCATAAAACCCCATCACCATCATTGA
- a CDS encoding YiiD C-terminal domain-containing protein has protein sequence MQLCTPLTEKDFADCFALRWQVLRAPWQQPPGSEQDELEAQSWHLMVKEGDQVLATGRLHQSAPGEGQIRYMAVAPGQQGKGLGGLILKGLLELAASLGLLAVELNARVGALAFYQRAGFQLLGAAHTLYGVIPHFKMRINLDPQLHQRAKALTQTWHQTIPLSRFMDLQVLGFNGAQLLTQASFDNNANLHGTLFAGSHYALATLTAWGRIWWQLQAEGLDGDIVLGKGEIRYKRPLTTAPLMLSQDQGNWQELANLRQGRKARIHLEALVTGSGPQEPASVFSGTYVILPKG, from the coding sequence ATGCAACTTTGTACGCCTTTGACCGAGAAAGACTTTGCCGACTGTTTTGCCCTGCGCTGGCAGGTGTTGCGGGCGCCCTGGCAGCAACCCCCTGGGTCCGAGCAAGACGAGCTGGAGGCGCAAAGCTGGCATCTGATGGTCAAAGAGGGCGACCAGGTGCTGGCCACCGGCCGCTTGCACCAAAGCGCCCCGGGTGAAGGTCAGATCCGCTATATGGCGGTGGCACCAGGCCAGCAAGGCAAGGGCCTGGGTGGCCTTATTCTGAAGGGGCTGCTGGAACTGGCCGCTTCCCTTGGGCTGTTGGCGGTAGAGCTCAACGCCCGGGTAGGGGCCCTGGCTTTCTACCAAAGGGCCGGTTTCCAACTGTTGGGCGCCGCCCATACCCTCTATGGGGTCATCCCCCACTTCAAGATGCGCATCAACCTGGACCCCCAGCTCCACCAAAGGGCTAAGGCCCTGACCCAGACCTGGCACCAGACCATTCCCCTTTCCCGCTTTATGGACCTGCAGGTACTGGGCTTCAACGGCGCCCAGTTGCTCACCCAGGCCAGCTTTGACAACAACGCCAACCTCCACGGCACCCTCTTTGCCGGCAGCCATTATGCCCTGGCCACCCTGACCGCCTGGGGGCGCATTTGGTGGCAGCTCCAGGCCGAAGGCCTGGATGGGGACATAGTGCTGGGCAAGGGGGAGATCCGCTACAAAAGGCCCCTGACCACGGCGCCGCTGATGCTGAGCCAGGACCAGGGCAACTGGCAGGAACTGGCCAACCTGCGCCAGGGCCGCAAGGCCCGCATTCATCTGGAGGCACTGGTGACGGGGTCCGGCCCCCAGGAACCGGCGTCTGTGTTCAGTGGCACCTACGTGATATTGCCCAAAGGCTGA
- a CDS encoding SRPBCC family protein: MVWLKRLVTALVLLVVLFLVVGLFLPRDVQVERSLHMDASPRQVFAVVSDFHQFNDWSPWYGLDPAARYDIAGEPGQSGHSLSWQSNKAEVGNGTMRLLEANAPGYVAMKLDFGNQEEADSYFRIKAEGSGSQVTWGFRTNFGNDVLGRYFGLLMDKILGDQYQQGLMKLKEKVEKSEPDDNG, encoded by the coding sequence ATGGTCTGGTTGAAACGACTCGTCACCGCCCTGGTGTTGTTGGTGGTGCTGTTCTTGGTGGTGGGACTCTTCCTGCCAAGGGACGTGCAGGTGGAACGCAGCCTGCACATGGACGCCAGCCCCCGCCAGGTGTTCGCCGTGGTGTCAGACTTTCACCAATTCAACGACTGGTCCCCTTGGTATGGGCTGGATCCGGCCGCCCGTTATGACATAGCCGGCGAGCCAGGCCAGAGCGGCCATAGCCTGAGCTGGCAATCGAACAAAGCGGAAGTGGGCAACGGCACCATGCGGCTGCTGGAGGCCAACGCCCCCGGTTATGTGGCCATGAAGCTGGATTTTGGTAACCAGGAAGAAGCGGACAGCTATTTTCGGATCAAGGCAGAAGGCAGTGGCAGCCAGGTGACCTGGGGCTTTCGCACCAACTTTGGCAATGACGTACTGGGCCGTTACTTTGGCTTGCTGATGGACAAAATTCTGGGAGACCAGTACCAGCAGGGCCTGATGAAACTGAAAGAGAAAGTGGAGAAAAGTGAGCCCGACGACAACGGCTAG
- the pip gene encoding prolyl aminopeptidase, with protein sequence MRELLPEIGPNWQQWLPVGDGHELYVEEVGNPDGLPVVVLHGGPGAGCNEAMRRFFDPQRFRVILFDQRGAGRSRPHASLVENNTPKLIADIELIRSQLGIKQWLVFGGSWGSTLALAYAQAHPQAVTGLVLRGIFLAREQDYDWMTAPDQGCSQVYPDHYQDFLAPLGGDSRDLIPRYYQLLTSDNELERMQAAKAWTLWEGRMVNLVPPSRVDELYTDPSLALSVGRMECHYFAHRCFLEEGQLLKDAAKIAHIPTVIVHGRYDMVCKLENATSLAAVLPQAQLWIVPAAGHSAMEPGITDGLIKALDWVWERLQ encoded by the coding sequence GGTGGGCGATGGCCATGAGCTTTACGTGGAAGAAGTGGGCAACCCGGACGGCCTGCCGGTGGTGGTGCTGCACGGCGGCCCCGGCGCCGGCTGCAACGAGGCCATGCGCCGCTTCTTCGACCCCCAGCGTTTTCGGGTGATCCTCTTTGACCAGCGCGGCGCCGGCCGGTCCCGGCCCCATGCGTCTCTGGTGGAGAACAATACCCCCAAGCTGATTGCCGATATCGAACTTATCCGCAGTCAGCTTGGCATCAAGCAATGGCTGGTGTTCGGCGGGTCCTGGGGTTCGACCCTGGCCCTGGCCTATGCCCAGGCCCACCCCCAGGCGGTAACCGGCCTGGTGCTGCGGGGCATCTTCCTGGCTCGGGAGCAGGACTACGACTGGATGACGGCCCCGGACCAGGGCTGTTCCCAGGTTTACCCCGATCACTACCAGGATTTCCTGGCGCCCCTGGGGGGCGACAGCCGGGATCTGATCCCCCGTTACTACCAGCTGCTGACGTCCGACAACGAACTGGAGCGGATGCAGGCGGCCAAGGCCTGGACCCTCTGGGAAGGGCGCATGGTCAATCTGGTGCCGCCGTCCCGGGTAGACGAGCTCTACACCGACCCCAGCCTGGCCCTGTCGGTGGGGCGTATGGAGTGTCATTACTTCGCCCATCGCTGCTTCCTGGAAGAAGGCCAGTTGCTAAAAGACGCCGCCAAGATAGCCCATATCCCCACCGTCATAGTGCACGGCCGCTACGACATGGTCTGCAAGCTGGAAAACGCCACCAGCCTGGCCGCCGTGCTGCCCCAGGCGCAGCTGTGGATAGTGCCGGCTGCCGGCCACAGCGCCATGGAACCGGGCATTACCGACGGCCTGATCAAGGCCCTGGATTGGGTGTGGGAGCGGCTGCAATGA
- the dtd gene encoding D-aminoacyl-tRNA deacylase encodes MIALIQRVTQARVDIAGATVGAIDQGLLVLLGVEKGDDEAKAKRLADKVAKYRVFADSDGKMNLNVAQAGGSLLVVSQFTLAADTNSGNRPSFSSAAPPSEGERLYQVFCGLCQEQGLRVATGQFGADMQVSLCNDGPVTFWLQS; translated from the coding sequence ATGATCGCCCTTATCCAAAGGGTGACCCAGGCCCGGGTAGATATCGCCGGGGCCACGGTGGGGGCCATCGACCAGGGGCTGCTGGTGCTGCTGGGGGTGGAAAAGGGCGACGATGAGGCCAAGGCCAAACGCCTGGCCGACAAGGTGGCCAAATACCGAGTCTTCGCCGACAGCGACGGCAAGATGAACCTCAATGTGGCCCAGGCCGGCGGTAGCCTGCTGGTGGTCAGCCAATTCACCCTGGCCGCCGACACCAACAGCGGCAACAGGCCCAGCTTTTCCAGCGCCGCGCCACCTTCGGAAGGGGAGAGGCTCTACCAGGTGTTCTGCGGCTTGTGCCAGGAGCAGGGGCTGAGGGTGGCCACCGGCCAGTTCGGCGCCGACATGCAGGTCAGCCTCTGTAACGACGGCCCTGTGACCTTCTGGCTGCAAAGCTGA
- a CDS encoding Dps family protein, whose product MSNHNLIGLNQDGVSKLTGLLNKLLANYQILYMNVRGFHWNVRGDNFFELHAKFEETYNELLLKVDEIAERILTLSERPLHSFSAYIERASINEERDITDGKKGIGHLLDSYQKLISEQRQILALAGEIGDEGTASLMSDYIKEQEKTIWMLGAYLNR is encoded by the coding sequence ATGAGCAACCACAATCTGATTGGTCTGAACCAGGATGGCGTTAGCAAGCTCACCGGCCTGCTCAACAAGCTGTTGGCCAACTACCAGATCCTGTACATGAACGTGCGGGGCTTTCATTGGAATGTCCGTGGCGACAACTTCTTCGAGCTGCACGCCAAATTTGAAGAAACCTACAACGAACTGCTGTTGAAGGTGGACGAGATCGCCGAGCGTATCCTGACCCTGAGCGAACGCCCCCTGCACAGCTTCAGCGCCTATATCGAACGAGCCTCCATCAACGAGGAACGGGACATCACCGACGGCAAGAAAGGTATCGGCCATCTGCTGGACAGCTACCAGAAGCTGATCAGCGAACAACGTCAGATCCTGGCCCTGGCCGGGGAGATCGGTGACGAAGGTACGGCTTCCCTGATGAGCGATTACATCAAGGAACAGGAAAAGACCATCTGGATGCTGGGTGCCTACCTGAACAGGTAA
- a CDS encoding NAD(P)-binding domain-containing protein: MMKIDTGVIGAGWLGEPLANSLLHKGFSVLATRRDPAACARLAVAGLKAHPLDLAQLPALGPLADCRRLVLAFPPGIRRGQGDSYLAMLAHLRDGLAGTAVENILLVSSTGALAEQDANLDEQSPADPQSPLAQAEAALLQDRRYQSSVIRMAGLFGPGRYPGRFLAGKEGLPRGAAPVNLIHQADAIGLCLAVLEQGRWGQVFHGVAPVAYRRDQFYTQAARLAGLAEPVFVDQQGGKRVLGDWTAKTLGYQYQVPDPLAWCQGAASGVEC; the protein is encoded by the coding sequence ATGATGAAAATTGATACAGGTGTTATAGGAGCCGGTTGGCTCGGTGAGCCGCTAGCCAACAGCTTGTTGCATAAAGGCTTTTCGGTATTGGCAACCAGGCGTGACCCGGCCGCTTGTGCCCGGCTGGCGGTTGCCGGCCTCAAGGCCCACCCCCTGGATCTGGCGCAATTGCCAGCCCTGGGCCCACTGGCCGACTGCCGGCGACTGGTGCTGGCCTTCCCCCCCGGCATCCGCCGGGGCCAGGGCGACAGCTACCTGGCCATGCTGGCCCATTTGCGGGATGGCCTGGCTGGCACGGCGGTTGAAAACATCCTGCTGGTGTCCTCCACCGGCGCCCTGGCCGAACAGGACGCTAACCTGGACGAGCAGAGCCCGGCCGACCCCCAGTCTCCCCTGGCCCAGGCCGAAGCGGCCCTGCTTCAGGACCGTCGCTACCAGAGCAGTGTGATCCGCATGGCCGGCCTCTTTGGCCCTGGCCGCTACCCCGGCCGTTTCCTGGCCGGCAAAGAGGGTCTACCCCGTGGCGCGGCGCCGGTGAACCTCATCCACCAGGCCGACGCCATCGGCCTTTGCCTGGCGGTGCTGGAACAGGGCCGTTGGGGCCAGGTATTCCACGGGGTGGCCCCGGTGGCCTACCGGCGTGACCAGTTCTATACCCAGGCCGCCCGCCTGGCCGGCTTGGCCGAACCGGTATTTGTCGACCAGCAAGGGGGCAAGCGGGTGCTGGGGGACTGGACGGCCAAAACCCTGGGCTACCAATACCAGGTGCCGGACCCCCTGGCTTGGTGCCAAGGGGCGGCGTCTGGGGTAGAATGCTGA
- the argS gene encoding arginine--tRNA ligase, producing MNIQALLNDKVGAAMVAAGAPIGTPAAVRQSARPEFGDYQANGVMGAAKRMGQNPREFAQKLLDNLELDGIADKLEIAGPGFINIFLKPQWLAEQAEKALADAALAVSKPAAQTVVVDYSSPNLAKEMHVGHLRSTIIGDAVVRTLEFLGHKVVRQNHVGDWGTQFGMLLAYLEKQKAEGKSQAEMGLSDLEVFYRAAKGCFDEDEAFANRARELVVQLQGGDQACLKMWREFNDISLAHCHEVYHKLNVSLTRQDVMGESAYNADLAQVVSDLEAKGLLVEDQGAKCVFLDEFKNKDGSILPIIIQKAGGGYLYATTDLAAMRYRNNVLKADRALYFVDQRQALHFKQVFTLAHKAGFVRDALSLEHMGFGTMNGEDGKPFKTRSGGTVKLIDLLVEAEDKAYQLVKERNSDFDEAELREIAHAVGIGAVKYADLSKHRSSDYIFSFDAMLSFEGNTAPYMLYAYTRVASIFRKAGIDAASLSAPLLLAEPQEKALAQKLLQFEETIESVVREGAPHYLCLYLFELAGLFSGFYEACPILSSEDEGVKGSRLKLAHLTARTLKQGLDLLGIKTLERM from the coding sequence GTGAACATTCAAGCGCTGCTTAATGACAAGGTTGGGGCCGCCATGGTGGCTGCGGGTGCGCCGATTGGGACACCGGCTGCGGTGCGCCAGTCTGCCAGGCCGGAGTTTGGCGATTACCAGGCCAACGGTGTCATGGGCGCTGCCAAGCGAATGGGCCAGAACCCCCGCGAATTCGCACAAAAGCTGCTGGATAACCTGGAGCTGGACGGTATCGCCGACAAACTGGAGATCGCCGGCCCCGGTTTTATCAACATCTTCCTCAAGCCCCAGTGGCTGGCCGAGCAAGCCGAAAAGGCACTGGCTGACGCCGCCCTGGCGGTCAGCAAGCCCGCAGCCCAAACCGTGGTGGTGGATTACTCCAGCCCGAACCTGGCCAAGGAAATGCACGTTGGCCACCTGCGCTCCACCATCATCGGTGACGCCGTGGTCCGTACCCTGGAGTTCCTGGGCCACAAGGTGGTGCGCCAGAACCACGTGGGCGACTGGGGCACCCAGTTCGGCATGCTGCTGGCCTACCTTGAAAAGCAAAAGGCCGAGGGCAAGAGCCAGGCCGAGATGGGCCTGTCCGACCTGGAAGTCTTCTACCGCGCCGCCAAGGGCTGCTTCGACGAAGACGAAGCCTTTGCCAACCGCGCCCGTGAACTGGTGGTGCAGCTGCAGGGCGGCGACCAAGCCTGCCTGAAAATGTGGCGCGAATTCAACGACATCTCCCTGGCTCACTGCCATGAGGTATACCACAAGTTGAACGTGTCCCTGACCCGCCAGGACGTGATGGGCGAGTCTGCCTACAATGCCGATCTGGCCCAGGTGGTATCGGATCTGGAGGCCAAGGGCCTGCTGGTGGAAGACCAGGGCGCCAAATGCGTGTTCCTGGACGAGTTCAAGAATAAAGACGGCTCCATACTGCCGATCATCATTCAAAAGGCCGGCGGTGGTTATCTCTATGCCACTACCGACCTGGCGGCCATGCGCTATCGCAACAACGTACTGAAGGCCGACCGCGCCCTTTACTTTGTGGATCAGCGCCAGGCCCTGCACTTCAAGCAGGTGTTCACCCTGGCCCACAAGGCCGGTTTTGTGCGCGATGCGCTGAGCCTGGAGCACATGGGCTTTGGCACCATGAACGGCGAAGACGGCAAGCCCTTCAAGACCCGCAGCGGCGGCACCGTCAAGCTGATTGACCTGCTGGTGGAAGCCGAAGACAAGGCCTATCAGCTGGTCAAGGAGCGCAACAGCGACTTCGACGAGGCGGAACTGCGCGAGATAGCCCACGCCGTGGGTATCGGCGCCGTCAAATACGCCGATCTGTCCAAGCACCGCAGCTCAGACTACATCTTCAGCTTCGACGCCATGCTGAGCTTTGAGGGCAACACCGCCCCCTACATGCTCTACGCCTACACCAGGGTGGCTTCCATCTTCCGCAAGGCCGGCATCGACGCTGCCAGCCTGAGCGCCCCGCTGCTGCTGGCCGAGCCCCAGGAAAAGGCCCTGGCCCAGAAGCTGCTGCAGTTCGAAGAGACCATCGAGTCTGTGGTGCGCGAAGGCGCTCCCCATTACCTGTGCCTGTATCTCTTTGAACTGGCAGGACTCTTCTCCGGTTTCTACGAGGCCTGCCCGATCCTGTCCAGCGAAGACGAAGGGGTGAAAGGCTCGCGCCTGAAACTGGCTCACCTGACCGCCCGCACCCTCAAGCAGGGCCTGGACCTGCTGGGTATCAAGACCCTGGAACGGATGTAA